ctAGGATTGTTCTAGGAATCTCTATTTCTGTCGTATTTCACTTTCCTTATTTATCCTAATAGCCACGCTTTTTTCAAAAGTAGTTGGATTTCAGCTGTTACAGTACTACAGTTGTAAACAAATTGACGTAAATCTACGTCAACTTTACTacaaatttcaactttttcaactttactacaaCTTGACTAAAATACTTGCACTGCAAATCTTGACGTCAAATTGCAGAGTAacttataaacaatttaactAAAACCTTTTGGTTTGCAAACTCTTTCCATCAAGTTGGCGACAAATTTCGGGAGTAGattgaataaaagtttgaATTAAGGTGGCTATCAGAGTACATACTGTCTCTGCTTAAGTTGTAACTATGGTCGACTTGATTGCTAGATTTGTTTGTGCGACTCTAGCATtctgagaagaaaaaattacaagaaaatctaaaaatacatattttagcaactaaggtaaaagaccccattagcgGCACCTTTAACCCCtattagtggcactttttctttcaatgaaaaaatgttctacttggaataaaaataaaaaatttttttgatctaaaggtcttaaagattagaaataatatattcattgttgaaattaatgatttcattaatcaaataagtaccaaaatcgaagaaagtgtcagtaatggggtccccaccactaatggggtcttttaccctaCTAgagttttatattatattagttAACCATATCTGACTAACAACCGAGTTCGTAACAAGCGCGTTAACCACTTAAGTACAGAAACCggttagcaaaaaaaaaaattgaacttaaTTTCATGATTCAATTAcacataacaaaaaaattagtagagtaatcacttttattattgatttaaaaattaaatgaaatataataaatgtacCGTATGTGAaaaactttgtttttttttacttaatattattactttcACATGTCTTCAGTGTCACTATCAGAATCCTCAGCCATAGCTTGACGGGCTTTAGCTTCAGCCTCGGCTTTTATTTCGTGTGGAATACGCTCATGTTTACCTTTCGTATGTGTGCCAACCCAGCTCATCTCCAGCTCGAACTGTTTGTCTTTCAACTCGTCATGAACTAAGTAAATAATTCTTGCAGCTTCTTTTACTAACTCTTTGCACGACATTTCAACTAATTTCAATTTCTCAATTTCTGTCTTGGCTGATTGTTTAGCTTTGcctgtaattaattataccaaactcagttttaataatttaattaatttatttaaactcataattaaagttatagtaaatgaatattttatttacctaCGGCACACCCAAAATATCCATAAGAAACTCCAGATGGATCGATCATGTACATTGCCGGTCCATCGGCTTCACGAGCACTCAGAATAACTGAACAACCGTAAGGTCGTACAGCTGAATAGAGAGTGTATGCATGCATATACATGGCAACAcgttcatttaaatatttaaccgGGATTCCAACACCATACTGAGCGCGATAACTTGCTGCTTCTGAACGTGCAGTCTCGACAATTTGTCGAGCATCAGAAATTAAACCAGCTACGGCCATACCAATGTGCTCATCGATGTTGAATATCCTTTTATTTGCTCCGGCTTCATACAATTTTGATGTTACTAATTTTTCTACGGCAAATACAACCCCATCTTTTCCTCGAAGACTAATTACCGTTCTGAAAATCAAAaggataattataattgtcaaGTTTCATGATCCAAAGAATGTTTAACTGCCTGTAGAAGACTTTAGTGTTCTAATATGGacatagaataaaaataaagttagccgatatttaaaaatttttatgattttttttattaaagaattattacaaaaaaataaaaaataaatttttcatttgtcaaaaacttcaaaaattacaagtgcaattttttaaaaatattttttagttataatttaataaattaagcaaaataaaaaaatcaaaaatgtcagctaacttaaattaaatggacatagatatataatgaaaaaaatttattcgattaataataacatacCCACTATTTTCAACAGCTTTTTGAGCATattcaacttgaaaaactCGACCGTCAGGCGAAAATTGCGAGGCCGATAAATCATactaatcaaaaaaataaatttataggtTAGTTTAAAATGACTAagtcatttttataagttatgtatgatattatttacataataatataataatcaacTTACTCCAGTTCCAATTGAACTcattttaatactttattcaaaacaaaatattttaatggtTATTTGTATTAGTTAAATTGAAAAGTCACTTAAACAATATCGTGATTTAGCGAAAAATAACTCACGCACAAGAGACTCTGTTGTCACTTTTCTCTCGGTTCGGTGTATATTTCTACAGTATAAAACCACGAATGGGTAATTGGCATTAAGAGACCtctataatttaaatagaaaacaaTTTCTCAGACAGATGGCTCAGTATTAAgataaaatgtaatttgattcttcaataattaagtaggaaaataaacaattaaaatcgTCAGcgtattgttaatattttattgttaaataaaccACAATAATGTACAGTAATATTATATAGATATGTCTTAAATAACTTTAAGACAACCAATTCTGTGTCGATACATTTAAGATGATAAATATGTCTTAATGtaaaatgaagaaatgaatCTACAAAATCAAATgatatattttagatttaaaaaaatcaactgtGACAATTagagtaaaaatataattaacctAAAAAACGATATAagaaatacataaatatttaaaatgtagACAGAGTTTTAAGATAATAGCAGTACAATACATATTAATATtggtaataacaataataataataataataatcatcaaaataaaataacgatGACGAGTTAAATGACAATGTTAACAATAATTAGCTACAATTATCATGAaagttaattatataattataattatacatacatatacataatcatatacatgtgaatttttttactgcttACATATATTACATACATGTATGCATGTATGCGCTgtaattgtaatatttttaaattcaacttGCACTAATAAATGTACtcttcatttataatttcaattatatttttttaaatcttttaattGTCTTCTTACATTCACacagatatttattttattttttaaaattcacccACGCCCatgatttattttactctTTTTCTCGCAATAATTATCAATCATTTGCTTTCgtcgttttattttaattaatcatactTTCTCTCTACTTTTATGCACCAGAAATATTATTACACACGCATTTTGACATTATTAGAGTTACGTAAGTAACATTTATGtctaataaaatgatcatactttacttatttatttaaatatttattctttcaTAGTCTGTTGAATAATGCAGTTATttgttactttttaattttaaattgcgtATCAATGAGAGTGTGCTGTGCAACGCATATATTGAAACAATTTTAACTAATATACACAAGTGATATAATTTACATTATCTTAGAATCATATTATCCATTTTGTCATGCAACTtgtattaatcatttttttatcacctgTTTATTCTCATCACAAGAGGCAActttaattatattgaatttattattcatctgAGATCAGATTAATTGGTAAATAACACAGGATTCGTCTTGAGAGTATATCTCagtaatatattaaatacaaGTATctattaaagaagaaaaaaaaaaaaaaaaacgctgttccaaaaaattaattaaaatgaaaaataagcgCACGAATTTTTTATGCTCTCTACTACGACAAGCAATCATTTGTGTTCAACGACATTATTcctttaatgattaaaaattattttagttatcattttttaatccatatattattattattattattattattattacaaatatttttattattattttttttcttaaccaCTTATTACGAAATGAGCATTTACGCATTTTACCTCCGTTGTTTTAAACACTTTATTTGACAAacattcttaaatattttattactcgttttaattatttttattgtatactATTAATTGTAGCATGTAGAGGCTATGAATCGCCAAATATACAAGAGATTGGATGTATCGTATAaacaattgtttaaatttttttggtattcaatattattttattttttatgaaaaagtgGAAACTATTAAAGCGTGCTTTCGGCAAATTACATATTTGCTCTCTATGGTGTAAAAACGCACTTCAAGtttattgatttttctttttttttttttctttagaatTGAAACATTCATccatttaagtaattaataaacttaattaatatCGTTTCTCCAGTTACATCGTGTATATGAAAAGCACGTGCTCATGATATTTTTCGTAATAAAGAAGGAAGATACTAAATTCAAAAagtaagataattattttcttttgttttagTACACAGATGTCTACACACACATAGATTGAATTATTATGTCATTCCCGGTATTAGCTTTGAtaatacattttaaaaatcgataatattttttatatcgcTTTTGTTCTTTAAGCGATTGTGTCTTTAAAGTTTTGgcctaataatattattattaataatactaatataaataagcttacttttataatttcatcattttttcgtaattatttattcactcGATTACTTGTcatgtttttagttttatttattctttacatttatttatttatccatTAACACTACTTAAATATACGAGAAAACAATTGTTATATTACTATATATTTACGTGCCAGGATTTTTAGACATTTGTATTTATGGGCacatttatcataattattatgttttattactattaatagtgattttatatattttatttatctttactttaattataacattGAAATATTAACGTTTTTGTTTAAGTGGTagcataataattttatctggCATTGTTATTTTGTACAGAATTTAGTAATAGCActatttagtttattattgCATCGTCCTTTTATCTCGTTTACATGcacattttaaactttaacatACAATAATcgaataaatagaaataattataaaattttaaataaagacaaatttaattaaaatcactcATGAGTTggcattttattacttaataattagtgaaaaaatttcattattttttaagaggCGATCCCAGCTAATAAAcgttcatgaattttttctaaacaaaaaaaaatagaaaaaactcTACTACTCTATagattattcaattatctattttcaatagagcgtttttttttttatttgttcaagaaaaaatgatgaatctgcaaatgctaaaaaaatagtacGATTATTCTCGATGAGTGCAAGAAGGTAAAAAATGGGACCCGTTCTTAATCTTTCAATTataattcgatttttttaattcaatcatcaaatgtatttaaaaacaaattacaaaattttaaaaaaatctgaaactgaaaatttattatttttttagcaacttttaataattttaattgaaaaaatagtgataaaatataatgtaattaaatACATTACATACTCCAACATAAAGAGACAAATTTGGTGTTTTCAGATGTAATTTAAACTGATAACACATATCTTAAATTAGATTCAtgcataattttataaaaccgatcaactattaaaacaaatgATCATATTGGGTTAGTTCCATGTCTGTATGTTAACTATAGATTGTATTGGTGTTAGTAATTTATAACACTTAGTAAAGATTTCTTTAGACGATTGTAGGGCGCGGAAGTGGAGTAACACCTGCCGTGGCAATTCATGACGGATCTTAATAGACaacatttgttttattaatctacttaaatgttattaaaataaataatcactataaaaatcaatatagATAAATgcaaatattgaaataaaatattattggtAAGTATAGTTCGtagtaaatatttcaaatttgttaatgttatttattttattgcttaaataaaaaacagtaCTGGGTCCTATAAATATTGCAACAAATTGTTGTTTTATCAatagcaagaaaaaaatattgtttttttcctTATTACTCCTATTTCTCTGTTGAACGTTTTATTCTGTTTTCTTCACACTATTATCAGTATATAATGATATGTTTATGAATGATGTGCGATgaatataatttcaaattaaccAATTTATTCAATCCTTCAGGAATTAATATCACTACAATAtgttcatttataaaaaaattatgcagATAAttcgatttaattaattatttacgcttgaaattaatgaaaattaataaattttaataaaattatcaaacggtcaagtaaaaataaaattaattagtaaatcaGATAATAAATCAgaattattagaatttttacaGTATCCGTAAAGGATTGAATTATGTGTTAATGCAAAAGAAAACCAATAATAGCAGGCACTGTTTGtttctatttctttttttctttagttatgttaaaaaatacatcaaaaaaCGTATTCCTTTTTCATTTCAGATACATTAGTAatgaattatattatatagagagtattatttgatcttaataattcattcttacaatttaaatatatttatatttataattttatttatatatatatatatatatatatatatatatatatatatatatatatatatttaattaaataatattaataataatagtaataataataataataataataatagtgataatataataataaacgtTTAATTTGAATCGAGCTAATAAAGTATATTATGTATTATACAACTCTGCTGTATTCGTCGAaggtatgaaaaaaataaaccagCAAATTTAGACAATCACTCAAGACCTACTGTACACtaaattactatttaaacaatattttatttcactaaaaatttaaccttgtctttataatttttagaagtcaATAGTCAAATTTCACTACATCGAACTATTagtttcgtttttttttttccatttgatgtcaaaaaaaaaattatgacactAATAATCGAGTAATTTTAATTCACAAAGTTTCGCATTAATTACGATAAAGAAGAAGACTAATTGCAatcattatataattattaataaaaaatgactacAGTATCAATAATAAGAAAGtcgacaataacaataatcaatCGAACATTTAAGAAAAGCACTTGCATCAGTATCCATTATATTAATACTAAATCATTAGTGTATTTGtatctattttaattaattttcgtcaatttattttaaaaaaagtatgcATATAATGGTGCTTCTTCATTATAATATCGACCTGtacttataaattaattttattttttattttttcattgtcCAAACACTTGATAAAAAGACGACGCAAACGAATCTAACGTACTACCACATCATTTACGTTAAAACATTTCTCTTTAAccaaatattatatataaaccTTTCTTAAGAGGCCTCGTACCAGTTTTTCCTATTATATACACTGAATTCAATCCACTTGATAAAACCGatgtaataattactttaagcTAATCGCTACCtgaattaatatattattttttttttttttactacaaaattaataataaaaaaaatacaattacagAATCAAGctttaagtataaataaagataattttacaTCAGTTTCAAATGATCAAGAGTCTGAATTGAGTTCAATTTACAATGGGACGTTCATATCTCACAATGTAtaagatataataaataatcaattttatttatttatccatTCAATTAGAAtgtgtacttttttttctaaatgatAAATCTCCAAACTCGtaacgataaaaaataattttttattatttttttgtattctaattatttttttatttttgttttatctttTAGTTGACTTTAACTTAAGCCATGGTCGATTGATTAGCATCTGCATTTTGTGTGACGGAAGGTGTTGTCGTGTTAACATTGCTATCAGTTGAATTACCACTGGCAGATGCAGTGGCCGTCGTAGTTTCTGTGGGCTGTCCACCATCGGTAGTCGTTTCCGACGATCGCATATATTTAGGTAGTAATTGCGAATTTAAATTCGGCTGAATTCGCAATTCTTGTtcagtaaaattaaataatggtGGTAATTCACGGCCATTTGGCAATAGTGTTCCTTGATCTCGTAATTCATTAAAGAACTGATGAGCACATGCAGCCAGAGGTGTTATTCGTAATGGTGGTGTGTATTCGAGGAGCCGAGATACTAAATCCATTGCTTCTGGCGGAGTACGGGCTCGGAATACctgaaaaatcaattaatatattatatcagctaaataattataatataatacctTGATTTCAACCATTTATACGATTTGCGATCAAgaagtttatttatcattatttttatttaaatatatttaacaagCTGTCaccttattttttatactttgcATCCGATGTAAAAatcgaataattaaatacttttttacatcaatttttttttttttttttttttttttttttttttaatgatagataattacaaaaattataatacacTAATTTGATAATAAGCTGGAGATATCTTTTATGtcaataagaattttttaattttataaaatattcataaaaattatttcttacattTTTATAGTACTAATTTAGAGTCTATTTGTGACAAAGaattataacttatttttttttttttttttttcgattattaatgtaaaaatatctaaacattaaaaatatttcaagttATACTTAATgatcaaatttgataaaaacatGATGTAGAATAAATGGTTGAGTATGAAAATACAAAATAGTAGAAACCTTTATTGATTtatgaaatgataaaaaattaagatactGAGAATTGTAAATAAGGCATTTAAATGCGATATAGTGAAGCAGATATGAATTGATGACGATAGTTATGattgataatgaaattttatttataatcaataattaaaagcaATTGAATATCTATaagtatataatattattaattaacataatttttattaattaaccgtCACTTTATATTGCATATTATTAGAGTAAGTGATTTTTCTCTGCATAACCTTAAGATTATCTTCGGCAATACGATGGAATTTACGTTAGTAATGTTATCTGTCTGATGATTCAGCGAGCAAAAAAGTGGATGACTcgagaacaaaaaaaaaagagtgaaagagagaaagaataaggaaaaaaataaattaaaatggaTATCACACGGCAAACGAtgtattatttcttttattgttttttttactttattggattaaaaaaaaaaaatagaaaataaaacaaaaaaattgtaaggaattttaaaaatataaaaactaaagAGTTGGATCGACTTCAATTTTTCAGTaaccataattaatttaatttttttttgttagttgAAAAGTGGTCAAATTTGtggaaagataaaaaaaaaaaaccaacgCAAGTTGGTGACAACAATTTTCAGAGCATTGCTTCAAGAGAAACCACTTACTCTAATTTTTTGATGCTTTGTCGTACACTTTGGAGCGCTCATTCGTTGGAGCATGAACTGTAATGACGAGAATAAACCTGATTTGTTGAAGAATTTACGgtgtttacaaaaaaataaaaaaaaaataaatccataAACTCCGaaacaaaatcaaaataaaatccgttattgattaaaaataaaatagaaaattaatctGGAATTTTTTCAGTGTTGGCGATTGATTAAGAACAAGTATTCAGTGATATGAATGTGTAGTTGATAAATAACATACCTTTTGCCAAGGGTGTGACTTAATCTggggaaatttaaattctgtATAGTTTGGATTCATCTCGCGAATTTGGTCACGTGTCGGTGTACCGAGAACTTTGATTATTTCTACAAGTTGATCAACACCACTATCACCGGGGAAAATTGGTTGACCGAGTAATAACTCTGCTAATACACAACCAGCGCTCCAAACATCtgtcaaaaaatattgacaatatattaatttaaaaaattccaatgaaaatatttaaaataaaataattagttgtTAACTTTTGTTCTTACCGATTTTTGTAGTATAATCGATAGCACCGAAAATGAGTTCTGGTGCTCGATAATAACGACTACAGATGTAAGACACGTTAGGCTCTCCTCTGATGAGATGCTTAGCTGAACCAAAATCACAGAGTTTCAATACACCGCTCTCTGGGTCCAGGAGTAAGTTTTGTGGCTTTATGTCTCTGTGACAAATTCCTAGTGAATGAATATATGCCAACGATCGAAACAGTTGATACATATaaagctgaaaaattaattctctgtgattattaatcaaattcagtcacacgaaaaaaaaaaaaaaaaaaaaaaaatttgactaaatagatttaatttaagatgataaaaataaattatttaccttAATATAACTCATCGGTATCGTTTGTTTACTCTTGCTGTAATGCCGCGCGACTTTATACACTGTTTCCGGTATATATTCCAGAACAAGATTGAGATAAACTTCATCCTTCtaaaaatgatgataaaaaaaaaataaaaaataaaaaaaaattcagaaatataataactattaatggattgaacaagaaaaaaaaatgatactaattataatgatgatagttactaaataaaaatttgcaaaatgAATTGTTAGCTAAAATTATGGTTTCtaaaacttgaaaataaatacatgtactttaattgttatttgtgttgttgttataaaaaataagattgcGAATAAATGACACTGTGGCTGTTGTATCGTGAACATATATCAACTGACACGAAACAATTTCCACGCATAAGTAACTATgactataaataaactaataaaGCTGCTTTTtctacattatttttattataaatctttATACTCTGCAGgcttataatttattagatgATTTCTTTTACATACAACACTGATGattgatttatatttactgATCATTCGTTTAAATGTAAACACATTAgcaattgtaataataatcttttaaaaaaacaatataaaagGGACGTatgtgtataaatataatttacataattattatttgtatttatagaTATTAATATGCTGTGGGGGTAAAAAAGCATTTAGCCTTAAACACCGTAAGAGAAATCACTCAACAAAAGTCTACGTGTGGGTACGCTTATAACTTACGGACACATGAAAAACTGGATTAGTTGAGTTTAAGACGTTCTACAAAATAATAGAGGAATAACAATAGTGCATGCATTTAtctaaagatattttttacatattacaattaactttcattttttaacttatttatcttttaaatgCTCAATTTTGACATTCCTCTTTAGAAGAACaggttaataaattaacacatattatcaatatttaaaatttttctgtatcTATATGATACTGAGAGTGTATAATATTtgaattacaattattaaataaaaaaacatatatgtatataaataaatttttttatcatttatccaACACTACTtggtaatattaatttatcaacatgttccatttattaataataaaaattatcaagagaaaaaataataaattaccttATCACCACTAGAGTAGAAGAAGTATTTAAGTTTAACGATATTACAATGTTCCAATCGTCGCATTATTTGGAGTTCTCTATTctgtataacaaaaaaaaaaaaaaaaaaaaaaaacattattagtatattaataaacatgaacaaataattataaaaaaaatatgttgtgATAATTAACTAACCTTGAACCTTTTATCTTGTAGCACTTTCTTGATCGCCACCATTTCACCATTGTCGCAGAGTTTAGCTTGATATACAACTCCAAAACTCCCATTACCAATTACTTTGGTATCAGTATATGCCACTTCCTGTGGATGATCTGGACCGGCACCAGGAGTGGCAACCACGGTGGTAACTTTACTTCCATCCTTGCCTGAATTGCACATTGCACCACCCATAGAAACAAGCAA
The sequence above is drawn from the Cotesia glomerata isolate CgM1 linkage group LG4, MPM_Cglom_v2.3, whole genome shotgun sequence genome and encodes:
- the LOC123263194 gene encoding proteasome subunit alpha type-3, whose product is MSSIGTGYDLSASQFSPDGRVFQVEYAQKAVENSGTVISLRGKDGVVFAVEKLVTSKLYEAGANKRIFNIDEHIGMAVAGLISDARQIVETARSEAASYRAQYGVGIPVKYLNERVAMYMHAYTLYSAVRPYGCSVILSAREADGPAMYMIDPSGVSYGYFGCAVGKAKQSAKTEIEKLKLVEMSCKELVKEAARIIYLVHDELKDKQFELEMSWVGTHTKGKHERIPHEIKAEAEAKARQAMAEDSDSDTEDM
- the LOC123263191 gene encoding glycogen synthase kinase-3 beta isoform X6; the encoded protein is MSGRPRTTSFAEGTKPPANPPLGGMKISSKDGSKVTTVVATPGAGPDHPQEVAYTDTKVIGNGSFGVVYQAKLCDNGEMVAIKKVLQDKRFKNRELQIMRRLEHCNIVKLKYFFYSSGDKKDEVYLNLVLEYIPETVYKVARHYSKSKQTIPMSYIKLYMYQLFRSLAYIHSLGICHRDIKPQNLLLDPESGVLKLCDFGSAKHLIRGEPNVSYICSRYYRAPELIFGAIDYTTKIDVWSAGCVLAELLLGQPIFPGDSGVDQLVEIIKVLGTPTRDQIREMNPNYTEFKFPQIKSHPWQKVFRARTPPEAMDLVSRLLEYTPPLRITPLAACAHQFFNELRDQGTLLPNGRELPPLFNFTEQELRIQPNLNSQLLPKYMRSSETTTDGGQPTETTTATASASGNSTDSNVNTTTPSVTQNADANQSTMA
- the LOC123263191 gene encoding glycogen synthase kinase-3 beta isoform X3, whose protein sequence is MSGRPRTTSFAEGTKPPANPPLGGMKISSGAMCNSGKDGSKVTTVVATPGAGPDHPQEVAYTDTKVIGNGSFGVVYQAKLCDNGEMVAIKKVLQDKRFKNRELQIMRRLEHCNIVKLKYFFYSSGDKNVLNSTNPVFHVSKDEVYLNLVLEYIPETVYKVARHYSKSKQTIPMSYIKLYMYQLFRSLAYIHSLGICHRDIKPQNLLLDPESGVLKLCDFGSAKHLIRGEPNVSYICSRYYRAPELIFGAIDYTTKIDVWSAGCVLAELLLGQPIFPGDSGVDQLVEIIKVLGTPTRDQIREMNPNYTEFKFPQIKSHPWQKVFRARTPPEAMDLVSRLLEYTPPLRITPLAACAHQFFNELRDQGTLLPNGRELPPLFNFTEQELRIQPNLNSQLLPKYMRSSETTTDGGQPTETTTATASASGNSTDSNVNTTTPSVTQNADANQSTMA
- the LOC123263191 gene encoding glycogen synthase kinase-3 beta isoform X4, translating into MSGRPRTTSFAEGTKPPANPPLGGMKISSKDGSKVTTVVATPGAGPDHPQEVAYTDTKVIGNGSFGVVYQAKLCDNGEMVAIKKVLQDKRFKNRELQIMRRLEHCNIVKLKYFFYSSGDKNVLNSTNPVFHVSKDEVYLNLVLEYIPETVYKVARHYSKSKQTIPMSYIKLYMYQLFRSLAYIHSLGICHRDIKPQNLLLDPESGVLKLCDFGSAKHLIRGEPNVSYICSRYYRAPELIFGAIDYTTKIDVWSAGCVLAELLLGQPIFPGDSGVDQLVEIIKVLGTPTRDQIREMNPNYTEFKFPQIKSHPWQKVFRARTPPEAMDLVSRLLEYTPPLRITPLAACAHQFFNELRDQGTLLPNGRELPPLFNFTEQELRIQPNLNSQLLPKYMRSSETTTDGGQPTETTTATASASGNSTDSNVNTTTPSVTQNADANQSTMA
- the LOC123263191 gene encoding glycogen synthase kinase-3 beta isoform X5, which produces MSGRPRTTSFAEGTKPPANPPLGGMKISSGAMCNSGKDGSKVTTVVATPGAGPDHPQEVAYTDTKVIGNGSFGVVYQAKLCDNGEMVAIKKVLQDKRFKNRELQIMRRLEHCNIVKLKYFFYSSGDKKDEVYLNLVLEYIPETVYKVARHYSKSKQTIPMSYIKLYMYQLFRSLAYIHSLGICHRDIKPQNLLLDPESGVLKLCDFGSAKHLIRGEPNVSYICSRYYRAPELIFGAIDYTTKIDVWSAGCVLAELLLGQPIFPGDSGVDQLVEIIKVLGTPTRDQIREMNPNYTEFKFPQIKSHPWQKVFRARTPPEAMDLVSRLLEYTPPLRITPLAACAHQFFNELRDQGTLLPNGRELPPLFNFTEQELRIQPNLNSQLLPKYMRSSETTTDGGQPTETTTATASASGNSTDSNVNTTTPSVTQNADANQSTMA
- the LOC123263191 gene encoding glycogen synthase kinase-3 beta isoform X1, which encodes MTSLTALNWSEPSQNWRYPKTNLKNINSNNDIIPKSFIIDSDNNNRHNDSKNNNNDYKNKLGDKNRKLSFKSYKGIRNLFTRLTSIKCKDGSKVTTVVATPGAGPDHPQEVAYTDTKVIGNGSFGVVYQAKLCDNGEMVAIKKVLQDKRFKNRELQIMRRLEHCNIVKLKYFFYSSGDKNVLNSTNPVFHVSKDEVYLNLVLEYIPETVYKVARHYSKSKQTIPMSYIKLYMYQLFRSLAYIHSLGICHRDIKPQNLLLDPESGVLKLCDFGSAKHLIRGEPNVSYICSRYYRAPELIFGAIDYTTKIDVWSAGCVLAELLLGQPIFPGDSGVDQLVEIIKVLGTPTRDQIREMNPNYTEFKFPQIKSHPWQKVFRARTPPEAMDLVSRLLEYTPPLRITPLAACAHQFFNELRDQGTLLPNGRELPPLFNFTEQELRIQPNLNSQLLPKYMRSSETTTDGGQPTETTTATASASGNSTDSNVNTTTPSVTQNADANQSTMA
- the LOC123263191 gene encoding glycogen synthase kinase-3 beta isoform X2 yields the protein MTSLTALNWSEPSQNWRYPKTNLKNINSNNDIIPKSFIIDSDNNNRHNDSKNNNNDYKNKLGDKNRKLSFKSYKGIRNLFTRLTSIKCKDGSKVTTVVATPGAGPDHPQEVAYTDTKVIGNGSFGVVYQAKLCDNGEMVAIKKVLQDKRFKNRELQIMRRLEHCNIVKLKYFFYSSGDKKDEVYLNLVLEYIPETVYKVARHYSKSKQTIPMSYIKLYMYQLFRSLAYIHSLGICHRDIKPQNLLLDPESGVLKLCDFGSAKHLIRGEPNVSYICSRYYRAPELIFGAIDYTTKIDVWSAGCVLAELLLGQPIFPGDSGVDQLVEIIKVLGTPTRDQIREMNPNYTEFKFPQIKSHPWQKVFRARTPPEAMDLVSRLLEYTPPLRITPLAACAHQFFNELRDQGTLLPNGRELPPLFNFTEQELRIQPNLNSQLLPKYMRSSETTTDGGQPTETTTATASASGNSTDSNVNTTTPSVTQNADANQSTMA